The Nitrospirota bacterium nucleotide sequence TTGCAAAGGATATGGAGACCGTTGCCGGCGATGTTATGGCAGAGGTGAATAAGCTGACTGCAGTCGCAGAAGGCCTGAAAAGTTCGACCTCTGGGTTCAGGGTGCAAAGTAATGTCTGATGTCTTGTTCATAAAAGAGCAGTTCTCAGTGATTAGATGCGTAGAGCTCAATAACGGACAGCTGTTATCAAAGGAGGGTTAAAAGATGAAAATGACTTTGGCAAAAAAGATGTACGGCGTTGCGGGACTGATGATGGTGATGATACTGGCCATTGCGATCGGGGCATTTTTTGTTGCGCAGAATGTGGCCAATGAGTATGACCATGTGATCAAAACGGATCTGGCACAGCTGGAATACGGCATGGATGCACAGATGCATCTCGGCGAGGGAGTCCAGGCGTTTAAGAACTATGTCCTGCGCAGGGATGACAAGTACAGTAAAGAGTTCGATGCAATGATGAAGGAGATAAAGGACAATATTGATAAATATGCAAAGCTTTCTGACGGCGCAGAAGAGACCGCTCTTGTCAAGAAGGCACTTGCGGGCGTTGCGACGTATGAAGCCGGGTTCAAACAGCTCCTTGAGGCTGCCAAAGAGACGCATGATATTGCTGCCCTGGACAAGGTGGTCAAAGGCGCTGATAAACCGCTGGCAGATGCGCTTGAGGAGATGGACAAGCTTGCCATGAAAAACGCAGAGGCTGCTGAGGCTGCGGTGAAAGCAAGTGCAAGAAGATCGACGATAATCATGATTGTTATTGCGCTGGCCGTTGTGGTCATTTCTGCCTTCCTGAGCTTTGTGATCATCAGCGGCGTGCTCAAGTCAGTGCAGGGTGTTGCGGCGGTGGTGCAGAAGGTATCCGGAGGAGACCTTTCCCATGAAGTGCCGGTGACCAGCAATGACGAGATCGGCGACATGGCAAAGGGTTTTAACGAGATGATGGCCAGCCTCAGAAAGATCGCCTCACAGATAACCGGAAATACCTCAACGCTTGCGACAAGCTCTGAGGAGCTTTCAGCAACAACGAACTCGCTGAATGAAGGCGCAAAGGAACAGTCCCGCCAGACCGAGCAGGCTGCAACTGCCATCACCGAGGTTGCCCAGACAGTCATGGACGTTGCCCAGAATGCCTCGGCTGCCTCAAACTCTTCAAAGGAGGCTAGCCAGATCGCAGGAGAGGGCAGGGAGAAGGTGGAAAATACCGTCAACGGAATGCATCAGATCGCCAATACGGTGCGTGAGACTGCTGCTACGATCCAGGAGCTTGGCAGATCGAGCCAGGAGATAGGAAATATTGTCCGGACCATCAATGATATCGCTGACCAGACCAATCTGCTGGCATTAAATGCGGCGATCGAGGCTGCGCGTGCAGGTGAGCAGGGACGAGGCTTTGCGGTCGTTGCTGACGAGGTCAGAAAACTGGCAGAGCGGACCGGCAAGGCGACCCGCGAGATCGGTGAGATGATCAAGAAGATACAGGGCGAGACCGAACGTTCGGTCGAGAGCATGAATGCCGGTATCACAGAGGTGGAGCGCGGAGTCCAGCTGGCGGAAGAGGCAAAGGATGCGATGATGAAGATCGTGGATGCCTCAAACCGCGGCACAGACATGATCCAGAGGATCGCTGCCGCTGCCGAGCAGCAGTCGGCAGCATCAGAAGAGGTTTCTGCAAACATGGAGTCTATTGCAAACGTGACCCGCAATACCGAGGCTGCATCATCACAGATCCAGTCTGCCTCGCATGATCTGGCGCGGATCGCGACAGAATTGAAGGGCCTGGTGGGCTGGTTCAGACTGTAGAACGTTCGTGATGCCTAAGGGCCTGCCGCAGGAGCGTTAGGCTCACCTTTTTGCTGGTGTATTCGGGAAATCCTCCCATGGACAAGGGGCGCATGGGAGGCATAGGTACAGGTTGAAGTCACCTATGCATAATGGAGGAGGGGACAATGTATGGCTAAATAACTTAAATGGATAGGGAGAAAAAGCGCTGATGGATTTAAAAGACGTATCAATTAAGTGGAAGACAGCGATGCCGATTATTCTGCTGATTGCGGTAGGCATCATAGCAACGATTGTTGTGACCGGAAGCAGGACCGAGAAGATTGTTATCGATGAGGTGAAGAACTCGGCACTGAAAGGTTACCGAGATACGGTTCTGAATTCTCTCACCACGATGATGATCGAGGGTGACTATAAGAAATCTGAAAAAGCATTTCTTGAACAGATGAAACAGATCGTTGACCTGAAGGTAAGCAGGTCTGAGTCACTTGACAGGGATTTTGGAAAGGCGGATGCAGGCAACTACGCCTCTGATCCAATTGAGAAGGAGGTTATCAATACGGGCAAGGAGCATATAGCCGTTGAAGGGCAGTCTATAAGAGGAGTTTTCCCTTATGTTGCCAAGTCCAATTTCATGGGCAAGAACTGTCTCGGATGCCACAAGGTTTCTGAGGGGACGGTGTTAGGCGCGATCAGCATCAGGATAACACTATCCGAGTCTTTTGGCAGAATACGCTCGCTCCAGTATCAGTTTGTGTTTTTGGGGATCATCGGCATCTTATCAGTTGCCGTGCTCATTGTCGTTATTTTTAACATTACCCATAAGCCGCTTTTTGTTCTTGTTACTGTCATGAAGCAGCTTTCGAAGGGTCATCTGGATATCAAACTCTCCGTTGATCGAAAGGATGAGATCGGCAGCATATCGGGCAATGTCAAGGGCATTCTCGATTACTTCGGCCGGATGATCAATTCGATTATGCTGTCGACAAGCAGGGTGCTTCCTGAGATCGATGTTCTCCGGAACATGTCCGACCGGGCTGCGCTCGGCGCCAAGACCCAGACAAGCCAGATTTCTCATATCGCCGCCTCGGCAGAGGAGATGAGCCAGACCATTAACGACATAGCGAAAAATGCATCGTCAGCATCCGAGACGTCAAATGAGGCGCTCCGCATGGCAGAAAACGGCAAACAGGTTGCCGACGGGGCCGTAAATACCGTTAACAGTGTCTATGTATCAACCGTTGAGCTTGCCGGCATGATCGAGAAGCTCAACAGCAGTGTTATGGAGATCGGTGGTATTGTGACCGTTATCAAGGATATTGCGGACCAGACGAATCTGCTTGCGCTGAACGCGGCCATTGAAGCTGCCAGGGCAGGGGAGCAGGGCCGCGGATTTGCTGTTGTTGCTGACGAAGTGCGTAAACTTGCCGAGCGGACGATCAAGGCCACGAATGAGATATCGAAGAAGATCGGCACGGTTCAGGCGGAATCAGCGCAGACCTCTCAGTCAATGACAGAAGCCTCGGACAAAGTCACAAAATCGACCGAATATATCAAAGAACTCGAAAGTTCGCTCGATTCGATCGTCTTTTCGGTTCAGGAGGTGAAGGACCAGATCACGAGAATAGCGACCGCGGTGGATCAGCAGTCTGCAACCTCTGAAGATGTGGTAAAGAACCTCGAAAAGGCTGCAGGCGTTACCAGGGATATGGAGGCCATGGCAGATGAGATGACAAATGAGGTCAAGACCCTTGTGGCGGTAACCGACGAACTGCGGGAAACTACCAGGACGGTCAAGACTAAGGGCAGCGCCGCGATCATGCTTGAACTTGCCAAGACGGATCACAGGAACTTTGTAGGCAAGATTAATTCCTGTCTTCGCGGTCAGGTGCAGCTGCAGGCAGGAACGCTGCCAGATCATCATAACTGCCGTTTCGGAAAATGGTATGAGACGGACGGCGCTGATATCTGCGGCAGCGTGCCGAGCTATTCTCTGATTGTGTCTCCCCATGAACGTTTTCATATTTTGGCCAAAGAAGCGGTGCAGGCTCACTATGCAGGAGACCATCAGAAGGCCGAGCGGTTGCACGGTGAAATGGACCTGCTTTCAAAGCAGGTCGTAGACGTACTCGAAAAGATCAAGATCGAGAGTCTGAAGTCCGAAGATATTTTCTAAAGAAAGCAGGAGGCTATTATGGAAGGACAGATATTACAGCTGGTGACGTTTAAGCTCGGCAATGAAGAGTATGCGACAGAGATCCTGAAGGTGCAGGAGATCAACCGGATGGTCGAGATCACTGCTGTGCCGAATTCCGTATCGTATCTTGAAGGTGTTATCAACCTCAGAGGAAAAGTCATCCCTGTCGTGAATCTGAGAAAGAAGTTCGGGCTCGCGGCAAAGGAGAACGACGAGCAGTCGAGGATCATGATCCTCGACATCCAGGGGATCACGACCGGACTTGTTGTGGACGGCGTCTCGGAGGTGCTGAGAATATCTTCCGAAACGGTCGAGCCGCCTCCGCCTATGGCAACCAATATCAGCACGGAGTTTATAAACGGCATTGCAAAACTCGAAAACCGTCTGATTATTCTGCTGGATATTGATAAGCTCCTCGGCAAGTCGGAAAGCAGAGAGCTGGCGGCAGTCACGTCGAACGCGGTTCAGTAACAGGTCATGGTAACTACTCATACATGGTGATTCGGAGATTGGGCAGGAGAGTTGCCGACGGGTAACCCAGTACACTTGGAGGGTCTGTAATGCAGCAGGCAGAGAGGGGACAAACAGTCGTATGATCAGGATTCCCGTTGATTACATAGAATCAGGAAGTTTTTCAGTTGGAGGGAAGGAGAACCGCGTCCTGAAAGCGCTCTTGGGCGCATGCGTCGGCGTTGCCATGCATGATCCTGGCTCCGGGGTTGGAGGCCTGTTTCATATTATCCTTCCTGCTCCGGTCGGGACCGATATGCCCTGGAATGCTGCAGCATACGCCACAACCGGGCTGCCCCTGTTTATCGATGCGCTCTGCAAGCAGGGTGCGGATAAAGGACGTTTGACCGCGGTTATTGGAGGAGGGGCATTGATCGGGGACATGGCCGAATATGATCTGGACCTCGATATAGGCGGCCGGACCGCAGAGGTTGTTTTTGATATTTTAAAACAATACTCAATTCCGATAGACCGGTCTGAAACAGGCGGTGTCTTCAATATGGCTCTCAGCCTTGACCTCAACACTGGGCAAAGCGCCATCTCCCCTGTGCTTGAAAAACCGTTAGAGCCTGCAGGGGAAGTCATTAAACCGACCTCAGATGAGATCGCCAATGCCATAGCCCGGATACGGCCTATCCCCCAGGTTGCGCTGAAGATAATCAGGATGATAAGCGACAACAGCTATAGTATGCAGGATGTCTCTGAAGAGGTCCGCCGGGACCAGATCATAGCAGCCAAGGTATTGACTCTGGCCAATTCGGCAATGATCGGCTGGCCGGACCATATCGATTCGGTTGATGAGGCGCTTTTGGTGCTCGGTGAAAAAAAACTGCTCAGACTTGTGGTATCCGCCTCGGTAGAGATCTTCTTTTCGAAGTCAGAACGGGGGTATTCCCAATGCAAAGGGACGCTCTATCATCATGCGATAGGCACCGCACTGGTAGCGGAGCAGCTTGCACGACTGACCGGGAAATATGATGCGTCGGCTGCGTACACGGCCGGCCTGCTGCATGATATCGGGAAGGTTGTTCTGGACCATTTCGTAGCTCAGAATATGCCGCTTTTCTATCGCCAGACCTGTAACGATGCGGTCAGTCTTGAGGATGCAGAGGTGGGGATTTTAGGCATAGGGCATCAGGAGGCCGGCGGCAGGCTGGCCGGTCTATGGTCTATTCCCGAAAATTTGACAGAAGCGATCAGATATCATCATCAGCCTGATAAGGCTTTGCGTGATACTGAACTTGTCTGTATCGTCAGTCTGGCCGATCTTATCATATCCAGGTTTTTGGTAAGTCAGACCCTGGAATGCAAAAATACCGCAGTCCTGTCCTTTGTGTTGGATAAGCTCGATATGAAGGCCGATCATCTGTTTGATCTTCTGGGCACTATCTCGTGGGATACGCTTAACAGTATGAGGCTGTAAGCTATTATCAGATACAGTACGATAAAATGAGTTGAACGGCTGTGATAAATCAAGAGGGGGTATGATGGAGGCGTCAGAGGTCAGAAGGGCTATCGAAAAGCTTGACAGTCTTTCGACTATTCCTGTTGTCCTTACCCAGATACTCAGGGCGACGAGTGATCCCTCCTCTCCGCCCGAACACCTGTTTGAAATCATAAGCCGCGATCAGGCAATAGCCGCAAAGATCCTGAAGATGGCAAACTCTCCTTTTTTTGGTCATTCAGGAAAGATCGGAGAGATCCAGCAGGCAATCATCCTGTTAGGATATGACCGGGTCCGCAGTATCGCTCTCAGCATAAGTGTGGTCACGATGTTTTCCCGGAAGGGAGATAAAAATCTCCGGAACTTCTGGGCCCACAGTTTTGAAGTCGCGTTCATCGCCGCATACATTGCCGATAGCGCCACGATTGTCAGTCAGCAGACGGCTTTTCTGGCGGGGTTGTTGCACGATATCGGCAGACTCATCTTCTATAAGCTCTACCGTGACAGGTACCGGTCGATTTTGGGCACTGATGACCTGCTCGAAAAAGAGATAGCGATTTTCGGCTGTGATCATGCCGAGGCAGGAAGCTGGTTTGCAAAAAAGACCAAGCTTCCGGCGGAACAGGTGCTGGCGATACTGTATCACCACGCCCCGTCCCAGGCGAAGGAGTTTACGGATATCGTCTCAGTCGTTTCCCTTGCTGAGGCCTTGTCCAGAAGATACAGCCCCAAGATTGAAGATGACGGCATCTGGACAGCGGACCACGATGCCATTCTTCTTGAACTCGCACTGACCAACGAAGACCTTGAAGAGATCGGAGTTAGACTCGGACAGGAAATCCTGGAGATACAGAGCTTTCTGGAACTGCTATAATGAGGACAAGTTGAAACAGGTGCGTATTGTTTGAACAGCGTAAAGGGAGTGAATATGCAAAATAATATAGAACTGATACTGAAAACCTGTGAAATACCATCCGTGCCGATGGTTGCCATGAA carries:
- a CDS encoding methyl-accepting chemotaxis protein gives rise to the protein MKMTLAKKMYGVAGLMMVMILAIAIGAFFVAQNVANEYDHVIKTDLAQLEYGMDAQMHLGEGVQAFKNYVLRRDDKYSKEFDAMMKEIKDNIDKYAKLSDGAEETALVKKALAGVATYEAGFKQLLEAAKETHDIAALDKVVKGADKPLADALEEMDKLAMKNAEAAEAAVKASARRSTIIMIVIALAVVVISAFLSFVIISGVLKSVQGVAAVVQKVSGGDLSHEVPVTSNDEIGDMAKGFNEMMASLRKIASQITGNTSTLATSSEELSATTNSLNEGAKEQSRQTEQAATAITEVAQTVMDVAQNASAASNSSKEASQIAGEGREKVENTVNGMHQIANTVRETAATIQELGRSSQEIGNIVRTINDIADQTNLLALNAAIEAARAGEQGRGFAVVADEVRKLAERTGKATREIGEMIKKIQGETERSVESMNAGITEVERGVQLAEEAKDAMMKIVDASNRGTDMIQRIAAAAEQQSAASEEVSANMESIANVTRNTEAASSQIQSASHDLARIATELKGLVGWFRL
- a CDS encoding CZB domain-containing protein, with the translated sequence MDLKDVSIKWKTAMPIILLIAVGIIATIVVTGSRTEKIVIDEVKNSALKGYRDTVLNSLTTMMIEGDYKKSEKAFLEQMKQIVDLKVSRSESLDRDFGKADAGNYASDPIEKEVINTGKEHIAVEGQSIRGVFPYVAKSNFMGKNCLGCHKVSEGTVLGAISIRITLSESFGRIRSLQYQFVFLGIIGILSVAVLIVVIFNITHKPLFVLVTVMKQLSKGHLDIKLSVDRKDEIGSISGNVKGILDYFGRMINSIMLSTSRVLPEIDVLRNMSDRAALGAKTQTSQISHIAASAEEMSQTINDIAKNASSASETSNEALRMAENGKQVADGAVNTVNSVYVSTVELAGMIEKLNSSVMEIGGIVTVIKDIADQTNLLALNAAIEAARAGEQGRGFAVVADEVRKLAERTIKATNEISKKIGTVQAESAQTSQSMTEASDKVTKSTEYIKELESSLDSIVFSVQEVKDQITRIATAVDQQSATSEDVVKNLEKAAGVTRDMEAMADEMTNEVKTLVAVTDELRETTRTVKTKGSAAIMLELAKTDHRNFVGKINSCLRGQVQLQAGTLPDHHNCRFGKWYETDGADICGSVPSYSLIVSPHERFHILAKEAVQAHYAGDHQKAERLHGEMDLLSKQVVDVLEKIKIESLKSEDIF
- a CDS encoding chemotaxis protein CheW; this encodes MEGQILQLVTFKLGNEEYATEILKVQEINRMVEITAVPNSVSYLEGVINLRGKVIPVVNLRKKFGLAAKENDEQSRIMILDIQGITTGLVVDGVSEVLRISSETVEPPPPMATNISTEFINGIAKLENRLIILLDIDKLLGKSESRELAAVTSNAVQ
- a CDS encoding HDOD domain-containing protein, producing the protein MIRIPVDYIESGSFSVGGKENRVLKALLGACVGVAMHDPGSGVGGLFHIILPAPVGTDMPWNAAAYATTGLPLFIDALCKQGADKGRLTAVIGGGALIGDMAEYDLDLDIGGRTAEVVFDILKQYSIPIDRSETGGVFNMALSLDLNTGQSAISPVLEKPLEPAGEVIKPTSDEIANAIARIRPIPQVALKIIRMISDNSYSMQDVSEEVRRDQIIAAKVLTLANSAMIGWPDHIDSVDEALLVLGEKKLLRLVVSASVEIFFSKSERGYSQCKGTLYHHAIGTALVAEQLARLTGKYDASAAYTAGLLHDIGKVVLDHFVAQNMPLFYRQTCNDAVSLEDAEVGILGIGHQEAGGRLAGLWSIPENLTEAIRYHHQPDKALRDTELVCIVSLADLIISRFLVSQTLECKNTAVLSFVLDKLDMKADHLFDLLGTISWDTLNSMRL
- a CDS encoding HDOD domain-containing protein, whose protein sequence is MMEASEVRRAIEKLDSLSTIPVVLTQILRATSDPSSPPEHLFEIISRDQAIAAKILKMANSPFFGHSGKIGEIQQAIILLGYDRVRSIALSISVVTMFSRKGDKNLRNFWAHSFEVAFIAAYIADSATIVSQQTAFLAGLLHDIGRLIFYKLYRDRYRSILGTDDLLEKEIAIFGCDHAEAGSWFAKKTKLPAEQVLAILYHHAPSQAKEFTDIVSVVSLAEALSRRYSPKIEDDGIWTADHDAILLELALTNEDLEEIGVRLGQEILEIQSFLELL